Proteins encoded within one genomic window of Lampris incognitus isolate fLamInc1 chromosome 1, fLamInc1.hap2, whole genome shotgun sequence:
- the elac1 gene encoding zinc phosphodiesterase ELAC protein 1, with translation MDLTFLGTGSAYPSPNRGASALVFRTEGESWLFDCGEGTQTQLMRSQLRAGRITKVFISHLHGDHLFGLPGLLCTLSLNTNPSPTHTPPCVEIYGPRGLRHFLRVTLGLTGSQLLFPYAVHELEPTADQSPLEGQLTPEMTAGSGPLHPQEQPGRTISLDVINDCYYLLEDKKFVVKAFRLYHRVPSFGFSIQEHDRPGRLKTELLKELGLTPGPLYGRLKAGESVTLASGRVISSSEVLEEVIPGRKICILGDCSSLMGEGPLRACSQADILVHEATLGDEHHEKALEHGHSTPKVAAAVARACCARRLVLHHFSQRYKPCALQKEGDEDDITQLGRQAEEALQGSGIEVTLAEDFLTLPIPLKRLQ, from the exons ATGGACCTGACTTTTCTCGGGACCGGATCGGCCTACCCGTCCCCGAACCGAGGCGCCTCGGCGCTGGTGTTCAGGACCGAGGGCGAATCTTGGCTGTTCGACTGCGGAGAGGGAACCCagacccagctgatgaggagccagcTGAGAGCCG GTCGAATCACCAAAGTCTTCATCTCTCACTTGcatggggatcacctgttcggTCTGCCCGGTCTCCTGTGCACCCTGAGTCTCAACACCAACCCCAGTCCCACCCACACCCCTCCCTGTGTGGAAATCTATGGACCCAGAGGCCTCAGACATTTCCTCAGGGTGACTCTAGGGCTCACGGGGTCACAGCTTCTCTTCCCTTACGCAG TCCATGAGCTGGAGCCCACCGCTGACCAGAGCCCACTGGAGGGACAGCTCACCCCTGAG ATGACAGCAGGCTCTGGTCCTCTGCACCCCCAGGAGCAGCCAGGGAGGACCATCTCCCTAGATGTCATCAATGACTGCTACTACCTCCTGGAAGACAAGAAGTTCGTGGTAAAGGCCTTCAGGTTGTACCACCGTGTTCCCTCATTTGGCTTCTCTATTCAAGAGCATGATCGGCCTGGGAGACTGAAGACTGAACTACTAAAGGAACTAG GCTTGACTCCAGGACCACTTTACGGCCGTCTGAAAGCGGGAGAGTCGGTGACATTAGCGAGCGGGCGTGTCATATCATCCAGCGAGGTTTTGGAAGAAGTCATCCCAGGGAGGAAGATCTGCATTCTAGGGGACTGCAGTTCACTCATGGGGGAAGGACCGTTGAGGGCATGCAGCCAAGCGGACATTTTGGTTCATGAGGCCACACTGGGGGACGAGCACCACGAGAAAGCCTTGGAGCACGGGCACAGCACACCTAAAGTGGCTGCAGCGGTGGCCCGTGCCTGCTGTGCACGGAGACTGGTACTGCACCACTTTAGCCAGAGGTACAAGCCATGTGCCCTGCAGAAGGAGGGGGATGAGGATGACATCACACAGCTCGGGAGACAAGCTGAAGAAGCACTACAGGGCAGTGGCATTGAAGTGACTCTCGCTGAGGACTTTCTCACTCTTCCCATACCCTTAAAAAGGCTGCAATAA